CCACCAACAGCGCCTCTAATCGGCGCATCGCCCGGTCGGTCCGCCAATCCTTCGCCAACTCAACCGCAGCGCGCGGCAGGTTGCCGCCATGCTCCTCCAGCTTCGCCTCAAACTTGGTGAAGAGGGCGAACGCATCGGCAGCAGCGCCGGCAAAGCCGGTGACCACCCGATCGTTCCACATCCGACGGACCTTGCGCGCGGTGTGCTTCATCACCGTCTCGCCGAAGGAAACCTGTCCGTCCCCGGCCACCACCACTTTCCCCTTGTGCCGCACTGCCAGGATCGTCGTGCTCCGAACTCTACTCGATCCCATACCCTCTACCCTATGCCTTTCTTCTCAGGCTCTCGGATGCGCTTTATCGTAGACCTCCATCAGGTGATCCAGATTCAGGTGGGTGTACCGCTGAGTGGTTGAAAGACGTGAATGGCCCAGCAGCTCCTGAATCGCCCGGAGGTCGGCCCCGGCTTGAAGCAGATGCGTGGCATAGCTATGGCGCAGCCCGTGGGGTGTAATCTTCGGCCCCACACCGCTCCGATTCAGGTATTTCAATACGATTCGAGCGGCGCCTCGTTGGCTCAAGCGGCCGCCCAGGCGGTTGAGAAACAACGCCATGGGCTCGGGGGCTCCTCGCTTGGATCCCTGGATCAGATCGCTCCGCCGACCGAGATAGCGCCTCAGGGCGGCGATGGCCTTCGACCCCACCGGGACGATCCGCTCCTTACCCCCCTTGCCTTTCACCCGAACAAGACCCTCCCGAATGTCCAAGTCCCGCACATCCAACCCCGTCAGTTCGCTCAATCGGATACCCGAGGCATAAAAGAGCTCAAGGATCGCCAGATCGCGAGCACCCGGGGCATCCTCCTCGCTGGGCGACACCAGGAGGCGATCAACCTCATCCACAGAAAGATGCGCGGGAAGCCGCTTTGGCAGTTTCGGGGTCGGCACAAGCTTCGCCGGATTGGCCTGAAGTACCCCCTCCCGGCACAGGTACCGGAAGAACGATCGCAGGGTCGCCAGCTTCCGCGCGATGCTGCTCCGCGCGATCCCCTTTCTGTGTAGATCCGCCACGAAGGCCCTGATCGCCAGTGAGTCGATTTCAGCCAGCTCGACGGTCCGGTGCACGGTACCCCCTGGCTCGATCAAGCC
The window above is part of the Candidatus Methylomirabilis sp. genome. Proteins encoded here:
- the hslV gene encoding ATP-dependent protease subunit HslV — encoded protein: MGSSRVRSTTILAVRHKGKVVVAGDGQVSFGETVMKHTARKVRRMWNDRVVTGFAGAAADAFALFTKFEAKLEEHGGNLPRAAVELAKDWRTDRAMRRLEALLVVVDKEHSLVISGTGDVIEPDDGVIGIGSGGAYAAAAARALVGFSELDARRIAEEAMKIAASLCVYTNDTITIEEL
- the xerC gene encoding tyrosine recombinase XerC produces the protein MLEQIEAYLLYLQAERAASPHTLKNYTIDLQQFRTFLRTSGLPQSEPAVSGSTGLTTGLIEPGGTVHRTVELAEIDSLAIRAFVADLHRKGIARSSIARKLATLRSFFRYLCREGVLQANPAKLVPTPKLPKRLPAHLSVDEVDRLLVSPSEEDAPGARDLAILELFYASGIRLSELTGLDVRDLDIREGLVRVKGKGGKERIVPVGSKAIAALRRYLGRRSDLIQGSKRGAPEPMALFLNRLGGRLSQRGAARIVLKYLNRSGVGPKITPHGLRHSYATHLLQAGADLRAIQELLGHSRLSTTQRYTHLNLDHLMEVYDKAHPRA